A segment of the Populus nigra chromosome 12, ddPopNigr1.1, whole genome shotgun sequence genome:
TGAGTGTGGTGGCTGCACCATTTGTTAGAGATGTTAATGTTGGAACTAGCACGAACATGAAGGTTGGGTTCGTAGTCATGTTTGTGATAACAATAGCCACAGGAGTCTATGCTGTTGTCAGCAGTTTGGGATCCGTGTCAAGTAGGTTACCTCCATTATGCAATGCCATTGGTATCTTAGTATTCCTGTTAGCCCCACTTGCGATTCCAATGGCAGAGAAGATGAAAGAAAAGTTCTTAAATGGAGAGATGAAGGTGTATATAGAGGAGAATGTCGGTGATCATGTTGAGAGAATAGAGAGTGGGATAAAAGTGGAAGATGATCATACAAGGGAAGGTGAGGTGGGTGTGAAGGAGGAAATTGGGGtgatgttgatgttaaaaagagTTAACTTTTGGTTGTATTTCTTTGTATATTTGTCTGGTGCAACACTCGGGCTAGTTTATCTGAATAACTTGGGACAAATAGCTGAGTCTCGTGGGTGCTCAGGGACTTCTTCTCTAGTTTCTTTGTCTTCCTCATTCGGGTTCTTTGGCCGACTCATGCCATCTCTCCTGGACTTCTTTTTGTCAAAGTAAATTCAATCTCTgtccttgagtttttttttttttattactttgtcAATTTCTGCAACTCATTAAGATCAAAAGGCATGGGATTTTTAGAAAATGCTTTCTACTATGTTTTTCAATAAACATGATTAGAGCATCCAGGATAAAAGAGATAAATACAGAAAAACTATAATCTAAgatagaaattaaagataaatataaaaagatagaaatatgtttatttagcataatctttttaaatagttttgaaataaatttctgttttttaaaataataagtacATGGAACATATTCATTCTGTTCCAGCTATCTTCGTCTTCTCTCTAACATAAATATACTTTCGTTTTATGGtgttttcattcaaaaataCTGTAGAGGGCACCTGCTACCGTTGGTAGTTGTATGCTGACCATAAAATTTGGGCAAAAGAAAAGCATTTTCTGCCTGTGCTTTTCCAAAATCATAAAGGGATTTTGATATTTGCATTTATGATTTACCtaaattttatagatttattcAATGCCATATCCCTCCCTTTGGTGCCTGCAAATTAAACAACAATCTCCATCTGTTGAGATAGTAGTTCAGGAAATTAAAGGCttgatttcaatttcttttcaggAGTAGGTACATGATATCAAGACCAGCTTGTATAGGAGTATTGATGGCCCCAATGGCAGGAGCTTTCTTCCTACTTCTCAACACAGCTAATATCTCGCTCTATATCAGCACCGCCATCATAGGTGTTTGTACTGGGGCAATCACTTCCATTTCTGTATCAACAACAACAGAGCTTTTTGGCACTAAGAATTTCAGTGTCAA
Coding sequences within it:
- the LOC133669487 gene encoding protein NUCLEAR FUSION DEFECTIVE 4, translated to MASKTLQWLSLVGIVWLQSVNGTNSNFPAYSSQLKQLLSMSQVQLNNLAFASDAGKLFGFFSGIASLYLPLWVVLLIGSTLGLAGYGLQYLFITNQISSLSYAHIFLLTVLAGNSICWINTVCYVVTIQNFPSDRQVAVGLTTSYQGLSAKIYTVLVDSFTFSPVKRAKAYLLLSSLSPLLVSVVAAPFVRDVNVGTSTNMKVGFVVMFVITIATGVYAVVSSLGSVSSRLPPLCNAIGILVFLLAPLAIPMAEKMKEKFLNGEMKVYIEENVGDHVERIESGIKVEDDHTREGEVGVKEEIGVMLMLKRVNFWLYFFVYLSGATLGLVYLNNLGQIAESRGCSGTSSLVSLSSSFGFFGRLMPSLLDFFLSKSRYMISRPACIGVLMAPMAGAFFLLLNTANISLYISTAIIGVCTGAITSISVSTTTELFGTKNFSVNHNVVVANIPIGSFLFGYSAALLYHREGNEDGKCMGMECYRSTFMIWGSLCLFGTFLALVLHARLRKLHSHT